The nucleotide window TCATTTTTATTGACCTGTCATCTCTGCCCAAAATCCAGCACTCTGCTCTTATACTGTGGAGGTGCTGCCCTCTCCTGGGTTTCCTGTGACTTTTCTAAGTGGCAGTATGTGTGTAAGGATGGCAGTATTTGTGGAGCATAAATGGTTCAGCTTTGGAGCTGTTTATTTCAATAAGTCTTCACTTCAATAAAAAATCTATAATATTTCATAGctgtttaaaggggcaatctgctttggtaaacagctgagggaatgAGCTTGAAAAATGTATCCACTGATATCAACAGTAcattaaattttttattttttatttaacgaggcaagttagttaagaacaaattcttatttacaatgactgcctacagtgggttgccttgttcaggggcagaacaaaagatttttttaccttgtcagctcagggattcaatccagcaacctttcggttactggcccaacgctctaaaccactaggcttcctgccgccccaTAATGATGTGATATgcatgatatgatatgatataaaCAGTATATTTTTAACCATGCTttggctatacagtgtttgtttacatttacagaggagttaaaacaagcttatatgttgggttctgatggggcaTTTATAATATACATTCTTcatgaatcaatgggtatatatcattcatttaaatgTCCAAAAATGTATGCAACTGCAGATTGCAGTTTAAACATCCACACAAGATGTATTCCCAACAAATATCCACAATTCATTTTATATCCTTTATAGTATGAATAATTAGAGTTGTGTCACAGTTGTGTCGTGTTGTTGCTTCTATTGCAGCTGAAGCAGGAGCTGTAACACAAAGTATTTCCAACAGAATATTTACTTACTACTAGAATAGACAGTACTTTAACATTTACTTCAACATTAACCATATATAATGATCAGTGGTTTTAACAGATTGGGATTTTTCAACATTTTCTAACACCATTAATTAACTCCACATCAAGTTTTGAAATACAATGTATCCTCACATCTGCTCCCATTGCACTTGTATGGGAAAACTAACCATATGAAAATACAGATGTCTCTTCTGAATGCCCCTTTACCTCAAACCAAGGACTCAAATGAAAATTAAAGACACTTTCATTTAAAAGTTAGGTGATTTTATTTATACTCGTAATTTTAGTCATTGGTGAATTTAATAGCAAGAATCCAAAATACGCCTCATGCTGTTGAACCTCATGGGGTTGGAGCCCATGTGCATGCTCAACTCTCTCATGTTCCTGTACTCTCCAGGCCTCATGTACATCTGCCTGCCTCTGAAGTGGGGCTGCTCGTACATCAGCCAGTGGCCGTCCATCACGTTGCAGGACTGCATGTCGTTCATGCGGAAACGATCGGTCATGGACTCACAGTCGTCGCTCAGCTCGTGCATCTGACCTCCAAAGTTCTCCTTCTCGTAAATCCTCATCCTGAAGTTTCCTCTGTGCTGTAAATGGATATGGGAAAAGTGTTTTACCAAATCATTCCAAATATACCATCACATTGCTTTTGCTGGAGTTGTACATGTCGCCTATGGGAGTCAAAATGAACAGGTTTAATATATTTACCATGGGGATGTTACGGCAAGATCTGATGCAATCACTCATGCCCATACGCTGGTAGTCACCATACTCTCCCCTCCTCACAAAGTACTGGTTTCCCATGAAGTTGGAACGATCGTACACCATGAAGCAGCCACTCTCAACTCTGCAGGAGTTGCACCTGCTCAGGTAGGAGGTCAGTTCAGGGCAGTCGCTGGAGGTCTCATAGGAACGACCCTGGAAGTTCCTGTCCTCGTAGAAGATGATCTAAAAACACACAACAAAACCATCATTTATTAAAATTAGATGTAGTtctaacagtacagtacaatTCATTGATGGTTATAAACAAATTTGAAAAACTGCTGCTTAAAATGTCCAGTTTCATCAAAGCTCCACACACCTTGCCCATAGACATGGTTGCGGTTACTGTGTTGGTCTCAGGATTGCACAAGTTTCTGTATGTCCCCCTATCGCTTTTATACCTGAGCCGACCGATAAAGAATATGTGGTTCCATTGTTCAAACCCCTGACAGAGCAACATGGCATAGAGGCCCCCCTCCCTGTACAGTACAAAGTGGCCTTTAAAGGGTGATTATTAAAGGGTCATTATTTCCGGCTGGGTGCATTTGTGAGGAGAGCCCATGCCTTTATTGTTTCTGTTGAATAACAGTAGAAGCGGGAACTGTTCATATTGAGACTTTTCATAGATATCAACTAAGTTAACTGACATTTGTTCATGGGTATTACGATTCCAATCTTTTAtttaaagaaaaacacaaaaaatgGTAGCATCATGATTCAAACATCAGTCCATTAGAAAAATATAACAAATGACTGAAAAACATGATTTCATATTAGCTGGTCTTGCCCAGTGTGAATCAATGTGGATGAAAATGAATATATTAATGTTCCCAATGTAATTAGATGGTTGTTGGAATTTTATTTCCTCCAGCAAACTGTAGGCACACAATTCATAAATTGTGAAATTGTATATCTGGAATCCAAGAATATTCTAGTAGTGGTTAGTAAAGTGGAGCGGTAGCAACTATATGATTGATTACTAagtgccttcagacagtattcataccccttgacttttccacattttgctgtgctacagcctgaatttaaaatggatgaaattgatttttttctctcacatatctaaacacaataccctaaaacgacaaagtgaaaacatgtttttagatttctTTGCAGATTTAttgaaaaatgaaatacagaaatatctaatttaataTTACAtaccgagtcaatactttgcagaagcacctttggcagcgattacagctgtgagtctttctgggtaagtctctatgagaattccacacctggattgagcaacatttgcccattattcttttcataactctttaagctctgtcaaattggttgttgatcattgctagaccaccattttcagttcttgccatagatttctaAGGAGATTTAAGTCAACACTGTAACTCTGCCACTAAGGAATATTCACtgccttcttggtaagcaactcacgtgtagatttggccttgtgtttcagattattgttctactgaaaggtgaattcaaccccgtgtctggtggaaagcaaactgaaccagattttcctctaggattttgccggTGCTTGGCaccattcagtttattttttatccccgaaaaactccccagtccttaatgattacaaccatacccataacatgatgcagccactacaattcttgaaaatatggagagtggtactcagtaatgtgttgtattggattttccccaaacataacactttgtattcaggacaaaaaatgtattgcttttccacatttttttgcagaattactttagcgtcttgttgcaaacaggatgcattttcCCTCTGTTaattaggttattattgtggagtaactacaacatggttgatccatcctcagttttcttctatcttAGCCATTAAActcaaactgttttaaagtcaccagtttccttcctctccggcaactgagttaggaaggatgcccttattgttgtagtgactgggtgtgttgatacaccatccaaagtgtaattaatatcttcaccatgctcaaagggatatataatgtctgcttttttaaaccaatctacaaataggtgccctttgggaggaattggaaaacctcactggtctttgtggttgaatctgtggttgAAATGTGCTACTCAAcggagggaccttacagataattgtatgtgtaggtgtacagagatgaggtattcattACAACTATTTAAAAACAAGTTTTGCACactgagtgagtccatgcaacttattatgtgacatgttaaggAATTTTTTCctgctgaacttatttagacttgccataacaaaggggttaaatacttattgactcaagtcaTTTCTGCTTTTCATTTCTAATTCATTtgtacaaataaaaacaaatattccactttgtcattatggggtattgcgtgtaggccagtgataaaaatctacatttaatacattttaaatacaggctgtaacacaacaacatgtggaagaggtcaaggggtgtgaatactttctgaaggcactgtaaataacaTTTTACACTGATATTTACATGGAATAATTTTTAGGGGAGTAATTCAGTACCAATTTAACATTTGGTAACTGCCTTTTCTGACAATATTAACAGAccttgaagcaacatctcaagacatgagtcaggaagttaaagcttggtcgcaaatgggtcttccaaatggacaatgaccccaagcatacttccaaagttgtggcaaaatggcttaaggacaacaaagtcaaggtattggagtggccatcacaaagccctgacctcaatcctatagaaaatgtgtggccagagctgaaaaagcatgtgtgagcaaggaggcctacaaacctgactcagttacaccagctctgtcaggaggaatgggccaaaattcacccaacttattgtggggagcttgtggaaggctacacgaaacgtttgacccaagttaaacaatttaaaggcaatgctaccaaatactaattgagtgtatgtaaacttctaacccactgggaatgtgatgaaagaaataaaagctgaaataaatcattctctgtactattattctgacatttcacattcttaaaataaagcggtgatcccaactgacctaagacagggaatctttactaggattaaatgtcaggaattgtgaaaaactgaggttaaatgtatttggctaaggtgtacgtaaacttctgagtGCAACTGTATCTGGATAGCATTACCATTTATAGACATACCTTGGAAGACCACCTCAAGCATCTTAACAGAGTCTGCAAGGTAGGAGACCAGATACTTGGGTAACCAACTGGGAAAGGGAGAGGTCAGACCCCAGGTGGACACATTGGAGATCATTCAAAGCCAAAACTCAAGTGAAGTTCTTGCTTGGTCTTGTTTGAGGGAATGTGTATTTTGTGACATGGGAGTAGGGAGTTTGATGTTTTGTTTCAGTATTTCAGCATGGTGAATGGTCAATGTTCACACATAGAAAACAGAGTAATTTGTTGTGCCTGATAATTTCCATATCTATCTCATTTGAAAACTAGTATCTGACAATAGTTTTGCAAACACAAAGTTGTGTGTGCAAGATACAGGAGAACAGGAAAAGTTCAACCCAGAAAAAAGGTGTGAAGTGTGAAAAATCCAGGTCCATCCATTCAGGTGTGTTTTAAATATAAAAAGCCTTTATTAAGCGGTATATTGAGCATTAACATAATAAACTTAATATTAAACAAACATGAAAGGGAAAAAGTGTATACCCTCCATTTTTAAATGCTTTTTGTAGGTTTGGCATGCACTAAAGCATCGTAACCTTTGATGGCACATAAACACACTACTATTTAACCATTAAATACAATTATATAGTTACCCGATTATTTAATCAGTGAAGAAactcttatccacagcgacttacaggagcaattgaggtaaagtgccttgctcaagggcacatcgacagatttttcacctagtcggctctgggattcaaaccagcgacctttcggttactggcccagcgctatTTCTCAGAAACACCAAGACAGATTAAAGTCATATATCATACTGTGTTCAGTATTGTCTGTCCCTACATGTTTTGGGTCAGACACTGACTGGTTCATTTTACCTTTTTAAATAGGAATATGGAAGGAAATGCAACCAAACATTTtataaaatatacatttcatTAGCTACATCCATTAGGTAAAAGCTATGGATTGATAGTTCTATTACGACTTCCAACACTTTCTCCTACTCTTTGTTTTGTATCTAATCATGGTTCTCTAGTTTTACATTGGGCTCCAGTAGTAGAGTGATGCATTGGCGTGCCTTGCAAAATGTGATGATTTTATTCAAAAGAAAAGGAGTATAGGATCAACGTAGTTTCAACCACTTATGGAAAGTGTTTGAATCAGGACAAAGCAGAACACGACTGGACTGGGAAAAATGTGTTGTGTTAGGCCTCTGTGGATTTTTGCAGAACAAGACAAAAGACTTGATATTAAATAAGAAAACaacttttttatttaaaaatcaaCCGTTTCACTGAACAGGTGGGCTCTGTGAATTTAACAGGAGTCGGTGATCCTTCTGATGGAACTGAACTTCATTCCATTGTATCCCTGCATCTCCCTGAGGTTCCTGTACTCTCCAGGCCTCATGTACATCTGCCTGCCTTTGTAATGGGGCTGCTCGTACATCAGCCAGTGGCCGTCCATCACGTTGCAGGACTGGCAGTCGGACATACGGTAACGCTCCTGGATGGAGTCACAGTCGTCCATCATCTCGTGCATCTGACCTCCGAAGTTCTCCCTCTCGTAGATCCTCATCTTGTAGTTTCCTCTGTGCTGTTAACATACATTTTGTATATGGGATTAGTTTATTATAAACATTAAACTGTGTTGGAATCTGAGATGTATCATGGTGGTTCATACCATGGGGATGTTACGGCAGGACTTGATGCAGTCATCGAAACCCATCATACGCTGGTAGTCAGGGTACTCGCCCCTTCGCATGAAGTACTGGTTTCCCATGTAGTTGTTGCGATCGTAGGCCATGAAGCAGCCGCTCTCAACCCTGCAGGAGTTGCACCTGCTCAGGTGGGAGGTCAGCTCAGGGCAGTCCTGGCTGGTCTCATAGGAGCGACCCTGGAAGTTCTTGTCCTCGTAGAAGATGATCTGAAAACAAATACTCTTGCAATTAGCCAGAAGAATATGTGTCCAGAATGTGTTCAGAACTGTGTAGAACTTTCCTTTAATTGGTGGTTATAATACAATGCTTTACACTGGACTGCATTATTCAATCAAAtcgatcaaatgtatttatgaagccctttttacatcagctgatgtcacaaagtgctatacagaaaccgagcctaaaaccccaaacagcaagcaatgcagatgtagaagcattgAATTTTGATCTTTGTATAGTGTTATTACTGTATTTAATGTATATATTTCTATAAAACCACTGCATTACTCTATATACAGTAATAATCAGATCACATGACCACTAAACCGCAAATAACAATATTAACTCACCTTTCCCTGCATGTTTATGGTTATTTTGAGCGATGCTATAGCTATGCCGGTCTGCAGCTTGTTTTATACCTGATGTGACATCCAAAGAATCTCTGGTTCCATTGTATGAAACACATGAGTCAGCTGTATGTTATGCAATGGTTGCTCCCACTGTTTGTCACCACAGACGGGAAAGCATTATTATGTACAGTCAAAAGTGGGGACAAATGAGAATTTTCTGCCTTAAAAGCAATGTTGAGGTTAATTTAGATGCTCACATGTAGTTTTAGGCCAAATGGTCTTCGATTTCAGGAATGGCATTCTGAAATGAGTCCCTGTCATGTCTGTTTTAATAGCAgtcctatttttttttattgtatttttttggggggacaaATGCTATACTGTACTTCAGAAactcaaatcaaatacatttttatttgtcacacgcgccgactacaacaggtgtagatcttaccgtgaatgcttacttacaagcccagttttaagaaaatagagttaagaaaatattgactaaataaactgaagtaaaaaaaaagcaactctataaaataacaataacagggggtataccaagtcaatgtgcgaggtacaggttagtcgaggtaattgaggtcatttgtacatgtatgtaggggtaaagtgactatccatagataataaacagtgagtagcagcagtgtaaaaaacactGTTTTAAAATGCATTTATGAGTCTTCAATTTATTTTCGTATACCTTTGACAAAGGTCCTACAGTATGTTAAACCAACCATCAACATTTTGATACTTACAACATTTTCATAGTTACTTTTTCAAAGTACCCACATGCCTACAAATGGCCAAAACATCCCCAATGTCAACGGCCGGTAAAGAGGAGTGTCTACGTTTCACATGTTCTGAGGGAAGCACCTGTTTCAAGCAAAGTATGCTTCTGTTGGCTCCTGACCTGTCTGCCAGTCATGTACAACCTATCATCTTAACAATCCTCTTGTGGGCACACCTAGCTTTTTTCAAACATGAGATGAGGGGAGAGACGAGGGAGGTCACTATCTATGACTAAGTCACTATCTGTGACTCATCAAAGCTGCTGGTTTCCAGCGTTGTGGGTACATTTTCTCAACTGAGGGCTGAATCACAACTTGATGACATGGATCAAACATTTTCACACAATTCTATCATTGACTTCTATCAATGCATGATTTACATAGATATTTGAGCTACACATTCTTAGCGTGTTTGTATTtggcaggggcgcaactttggttttagaagtggggggacataatagcctacccgaccgctcggaggcattcgcatggtcctaaagcacaccgttgcctcattttgtgtcacattccaatgataaaccTGGGGgaaacaaaaatgcaatttcctaatgtgggggggacatgtccccccctgtccccagtgaaagttgcccCCCTGGTATTTGGTTGACCACCGGATTCATCCGATgtcattgaggagtttaccacatccaTCATCGGCTTCCTTAATAAGTGCATCttatatgtaaaatgtaaatatgtaaattgcaTGTTTAAGTAAcaaaaaagctgtaaaaacaaaaatagcatttttttttcactaggttaataaaaaaaaatctattaaaaaataaatagaaagaAATACATCGACGACATTGTCCCCATAGTAAccgtatgtacagtacatatcccaaccagaagccatggattacaggtgtaacagtttagcttccgtccctctcctcaccccaacctgggcttgaacacatcaacaactgacacccacgaagcatcgttacccatcacgccacaaaagccacagcccttgcagagcaaggggaacaactacttaaggtcgcagagcgagtgacgtcacccaattgaaacgctattagcgcacaccaccgctaactaactagccatttcacatcggtcacactcccccccccttttttcgcagcaaccagtgatccggatcaacagcatcaatgtaacagtgttgcttccttccctctcctcgccccaacctgggcttgaaccagagaccctctgcacacatcaacaactgacacccacgaagcatcgttacccatcccGCCACAAAAGCCCTTGCCGAGCAAggagaacaactacttcaggtctcagagcgagtgacgtcaccgattgaaacgctattagcgcgcaccaccgctaactagctagccatttcacatcgctTACACAGGCAACATCCCCACTGAGCCTttaggctagagctgccactttcaaggagcgggacactaatccggatacttataagaaatcccgataCGCTCTACGACGAAccctcaaacaggcaaagcgtcaatacaggactaagatcaaatcctactacactggctctgacgctcgtatGAGGATGCAAACTATCCCGGGAAACCAAGCAGCGAACTGCCCAGTaaagcgagcctaccagacgagctaactgatttctatgcttgcttcgagacTAGCAactctgaagcatgcatgagagcatcagctgttccggacgactgtgtgatcacgctctccgtagccaatatgagtaagacttttaaacaggttaacattcacaaggcctcagggccagacggattaccaggacgcgtactcagataatgcgctgaccagctggcaagtgtcttcacaaaAATGTTCAAGCTCTCccctcccagacctgctgtctctagagagttgaaaacagcaggtctgggacaggtagcatgtccggtgaacaggtcagggttccatagccgcaggcagaacagttgaaactggaggagcagcacggccaggtggactggggacagcaaggagtcatcatgccaggtagtcctgaggcatggtcctagggctcaggtcccccgagagagagaaagaaagaaagagagaaagagaaaattagagagagcatacttaaattcacacaggacaccggataagacaggagaaatactccagatataacagactgaccctagccccccgacacataaactactgcagcataaatactggaggctgagacaggaggggtcaggagacactgtggccccatctgatgatacccccggacagggccaaacaggtaggatataaccccacccactttgccaaagcacagcccccacaccactagagggatatcttcaaccaccaatttaccatcatgagacaaggccgagtatagcccacaaagatctctgccactgcacaacccaagggggggcgccaacccagacaggaagaccacgtcagtgactcaacccactcaagtgacgcacccctcctagggacggcatggaagagcaccaggaagccagtgactcagccccccgtaatagggttagaggcagagaatcccagtggagagaggggaaccggccaggcagagacagcaatggtggttcgttgctccagcctttccgttcaccttcacactcctgggccagactacactcaatcataggacctactgaatagatgagtgttcaataaagacttaaatgttgagaccgagtctgcgtctctcacatgggtaggcagacaactggagtaatatgatcaaattttttggttctagtcaggattctagcagccgtatttagcactaactgaagtttatttagtgctttatccgggtagccggaaagtacagcattgcagtagtctaacctagaagtaacaaaagcatggatacatttttctgcatcatttttggacagaaagtttctgatttttgaaatgttacggagatgtaaaaaagctgtccttgaaacagtcttgatatgttcgtcaaaagagagatcagggttcaGAGTAAcgtcgaggtccttcacagttttatttgagacgactgtacaaccatcaagattaattgtcagattcaacagaaggtctctttgtttcttgggacctagaacaagcatctctgttttgtctgagtttaaaagtataaagtttgcagccatccact belongs to Salmo trutta chromosome 20, fSalTru1.1, whole genome shotgun sequence and includes:
- the LOC115155334 gene encoding gamma-crystallin M3-like — translated: MQGKIIFYEDKNFQGRSYETSQDCPELTSHLSRCNSCRVESGCFMAYDRNNYMGNQYFMRRGEYPDYQRMMGFDDCIKSCRNIPMHRGNYKMRIYERENFGGQMHEMMDDCDSIQERYRMSDCQSCNVMDGHWLMYEQPHYKGRQMYMRPGEYRNLREMQGYNGMKFSSIRRITDSC
- the LOC115155333 gene encoding gamma-crystallin M3-like, translating into MSMGKIIFYEDRNFQGRSYETSSDCPELTSYLSRCNSCRVESGCFMVYDRSNFMGNQYFVRRGEYGDYQRMGMSDCIRSCRNIPMHRGNFRMRIYEKENFGGQMHELSDDCESMTDRFRMNDMQSCNVMDGHWLMYEQPHFRGRQMYMRPGEYRNMRELSMHMGSNPMRFNSMRRILDSCY